The genomic DNA TTGACCCATTCATAGCTTTTGCCGGAATTTTCCAGAAATATTTGATTAATGGCCTGATAAATTCCCTTAAAGTCCGTATTTCCTTTTTCAAAATGGATAAGAAGCATGTCTGCTGAAAGACTTTCCGCTATGGTGTATGCAGCCATGGTTTCATTTGCTATAATGGCCCCGCCCATAAGACCATCTATCTTCTCCCAGCTGTTGAGAACTCGGGAAATCGCATTATTCTCAGCCGCAAGAACGTTTGAAGATTCGCAGTCCCGCCAGGTACACCAGTCCTCCTGCATTGCCATCGCCATATGGATTGTTTCGCTACCAAAAGGAACAAACTGAAAATTGTATTTTTTTCTGAACTGATTCAGCAGGTTCCTTTTTTTATGAAAGCGTTTGCCTTTAAGCTCGACCAATTCCGCAATTGAGTAAACATAATCCCAACTGCCCCTTTCCTCTTTTACAGCGATGCGATCTCCACAGCTCTCTGTCAACACCTGTAGCAGTTTTTCAGGAATACGGGTAA from Thermodesulfobacteriota bacterium includes the following:
- a CDS encoding phosphatidylglycerol lysyltransferase domain-containing protein; protein product: MALNFESINLNQQAEYSKYFARCPQKTSDYSFANLWGWAQEYGLNWAWTDHLVWIKQTVPQIEYWAPIGCWNEIDWKKCLDEFGERSIRLTRIPEKLLQVLTESCGDRIAVKEERGSWDYVYSIAELVELKGKRFHKKRNLLNQFRKKYNFQFVPFGSETIHMAMAMQEDWCTWRDCESSNVLAAENNAISRVLNSWEKIDGLMGGAIIANETMAAYTIAESLSADMLLIHFEKGNTDFKGIYQAINQIFLENSGKSYEWVNREQDLGDEGLRKAKLSYNPVDFLKKYRVNLL